In Bacteroides cellulosilyticus, the genomic stretch GTGAAAAGCGTAGGATTATGGATTAGCATCGGATCATTCCTCACCTCCCTGGGTGTATTGCTGTTTAAATAGTGGTACAGTTACGAGTTACGAGCTACGAGCTACAAGTGCCTTTCGGTACATAGCGCAGCCACTCGTAGCTCGTAACTAGTAGCTAGTAACTAGTAGCTAGTAACTAATTTATATTATTATGATTGAAAAGAAAACGCCTGCCGGCAAACCCGCCGATGACTTTATACGGATACAGGATCTGTGGAGCATGTTCGTTCCCAAATGGTACTGGTTCGCCATCTCCCTGTTCATTGCCCTGACTATAGCGGTGTTGTACCTGCTGAGTACTCCCCCTATTTACACCCGTACCGCTGCCATTCTCGTCAAGGACAACTCGAAAAGCAGCTCTTCTACCGGCACTATGAGCGACTTTTCCGATTTGGGTATCTTCAAGTCCAATACCAACATCAACAACGAGTTGCTGACATTAAAGTCGCCCACACTGATGACGGAGGTAGTCAACCGGTTGGGATTGAATGAAACCTTCACCGTCCGCAAGGGATTAAAGAACGTAGATTTGTACAAAGTATCCCCTGTCACCATAACCTTCTGCGACCAGGTAGAAGTGCCATTAAGTTTCAACATCAAGTTCCTTTCAAGAGAAGCGTTTGCCATTTCCGAACTTGAAATACCGGGAGAAGACACAGGGGAAACACTCTCCGCCCAAATGGGCGACTCCATACAGACCTCTGCCGGAACCATGATCGTATCCCCTACCCCAGAGTTTACCGACGCTTTTATAGGCACCTCTGTCCGGTATGTCCGGGGAAGCGTGCGTGCCGCCGCCGATACTTATGCAAATGCACTGGTCGCTGAATTGGGTAACGAAGACGCCACTATCATCAACCTCAGCATCAATGACGTCTCCATCCGGAAAGCGGAAGACATCCTGAATACCCTGATCGAGGTTTATAATGAGAACTGGATTCGAGACAAAAACCAGATTGCCGTCAGCACCTCGCAGTTCATTAGCGACCGTCTGGGCGTGATAGAGAGCGAATTGGGCCATGTAGACGAAAATATATCCAGCTACAAAAGCGAGCATTTGCTACCCGACGTACAGGCGGCATCCAGTCTCTACATGGCACAGTCCGCCGAGAATAATAAAGAACTGTCCACGCTGAACAACCAGCTCTCCACCGCCCAATATATCCGCAGAGAACTGAACACAAAACAGTTGGACCAAACGCTGCCCGCCAATTCAGGCATCGTCAGCGCCAATATAGAAACGCAGATCAGTGAATATAACAATCTGGTGCTGGACCGCAACCGATTGATAGCCAACAGTAGCGAAAAAAATCCGCTGGTAAAGAACATGGCCAGTTCCCTACAGAGTATGCAACGCACCATCATCCAGTCGGTCGATAATCTGATTGTTTCACTGAATACCCAGATACGCAGTCTCCGCCGTCAGGAAGAGGCTACCACCAACCGGCTGGCATCCAACCCG encodes the following:
- a CDS encoding GumC family protein, which encodes MIEKKTPAGKPADDFIRIQDLWSMFVPKWYWFAISLFIALTIAVLYLLSTPPIYTRTAAILVKDNSKSSSSTGTMSDFSDLGIFKSNTNINNELLTLKSPTLMTEVVNRLGLNETFTVRKGLKNVDLYKVSPVTITFCDQVEVPLSFNIKFLSREAFAISELEIPGEDTGETLSAQMGDSIQTSAGTMIVSPTPEFTDAFIGTSVRYVRGSVRAAADTYANALVAELGNEDATIINLSINDVSIRKAEDILNTLIEVYNENWIRDKNQIAVSTSQFISDRLGVIESELGHVDENISSYKSEHLLPDVQAASSLYMAQSAENNKELSTLNNQLSTAQYIRRELNTKQLDQTLPANSGIVSANIETQISEYNNLVLDRNRLIANSSEKNPLVKNMASSLQSMQRTIIQSVDNLIVSLNTQIRSLRRQEEATTNRLASNPNQAKYLLSVERQQKVKEELYLYLLQKREENELSQAFTAYNTRLITAPRGSVFPTAPRKMNILLVAFAVGLLVPAVGIFMKENMNTKVRGRKDLENLSIPFIGEIPQYSGTKKKWWEFKHRKRQDMKTIVVNEGNRNIINEAFRVLRSNMDFMASKDSNQHVFVLTSFNPGSGKSFLAINIAMSFAIKKKKILVIDGDLRHRTVSSYVDSPDKGLSNYLNNQVGNWKEIVVPYKGYTNLHILPIGTVPPNPTELLEDSKLSMLIEALRPEYDYIFIDCPPVDIVADVQIIEKWADRTIFVVRSGLLDRSMLSELENMYTGKRFKNLSMILNGTESTGGRYGYRYGYHYGYASYYGGKDK